DNA from Brassica napus cultivar Da-Ae chromosome C4, Da-Ae, whole genome shotgun sequence:
CTGATATATGTGGTTTCTCTTTgttataaaaacaacaaaacatgaGGTTCTCCAATCTCCACACATCTCCTTTTGGGTTCTTCAATGTTTTGCCATGCGCGTGCGTGTTTACGTACTGTAAATTTCAATCTCCAGTTGGATGCTATGTCCTTTTTCGTTTAGGTCGTttgtttagagttgaaggtcaGAGTTTGTAAATATCCTTTAAATTTGGGAACTACGAGTCTTTGTAAAAAAAAGTATGTGTAACTTTACTAGAAGAATTGGGATTCGGTCGATTGACGAatcatttttggattttggcAGTGATCCCATAATGACACGTGTGACAAAAATGATCAACGAAGTGTATTAAACCACGATGAGTCGTCGAAAACTGAACATGGACACTTCACGTGGCTGTGATTATGTGCAGTGTTGCACAACCTACTTCTTTGTGCCTACGTACGTATGCGTGTTTCTATTAATAGCATGCTtgtctttatatatggagacgcTATATTTCTGTTGGATCCATGGAGgaagcataatttatttattttttacttaaatttatatatattaaccctcattattttcgtaaaatacatatatgtttttacgCTAGAATTTATCTATCGGCGCTGCGACACATATATCTTGGAAATGCATATATGTTACTGTATGCGTAGTAGTTTGCAGAAAATagcaatttctttttttttttaacggcaAATTATTTTACTGATATCAAATTGGGTTTAAATGCTTACATGAAACATAAGAGATATAACAggataattttcatttttctatatatacagTGGATCTACGAACTTGATGTTGAAGACATTTTGGTATATGAAATAGATTGAAAGTGCAAGATGGGCCTGATATAAAgagtaaaatatataagtataatGCTTTATTTATTCCACAGAGTACTATAAAAGGATAATAATgcagatttatttttacatagATAAAGTGTCTTACTAGCTCTCTTCCGAATTGAGTAACATGTCACATTCCAGACAGAGACACTAACCTAACACTTTCCTAGATCAAACTAACCCAAGAATCCATTTGATCCCCTCATGACCCCAAAGCCCTTATCCTTTGTGTCTACTCTAATTCAACACTAAAGCCCCTATGCTTACGGCCTTCTCTTGAGGTGGTACTTATCCCAAGACACGTCTATGTCTACTTATGCATGTAGACTTCGTGGCTTATTCTTGCCAACTTCTCAAGAAAGAGATATTCACAAATCTTCCTTtatggaatatttccaaaacatCTTCAAAGCTTTTTAGAAATCTTCCGTTGATGATTTACCCTTCTCCAAGGTAAATCATAGCTTGCTTAGCCTCAAAGTATCTTGTAGTTTAGCTCTACGTCGGCTCCAAGTCCAGTCTTCAAGTCAGCTACACAACTTCACTTCAGCTTCACTTCACGTAGCACTTCTTTTTCGACTTCATGTAGTACTTCACGACTTCGTGTAGTACTTCACGACTTCGTGTAGTACTTCACGGCTGGTACATGGGAACCTTGAGGAGTTGTCTTCAGCTTCTAAAACTCAGTCGTCAATGCACTAACAATCTCCCCCTTGATGATTGAGTTTTAGAATACAACACTCGTAAACTACTTCAGCGCCCATACACTGCTTCAGCACCCAGACACTGCTTCAGCTCAACCACCATGCTTCCTGTTGTACTATGTCTTCAGTCTTCCCTCTTACCTTCAGGATCTTCACTAGTGACTTAGgtgacccgctctgataccaattgaagGTGCAAGATGGGTCTAATACAAAGAGTGAAACATACAAGTACAATGCTTTATTTATTTCACAAAGTACTACAACAGGATAATAATGAAGgtttatatttacatagataAAGTGTCTTACTAGCTCTCTTCCAAATTGACTAACATGTCACACTCCAGACTGAGACACAAGCCTAACACGTTCCTAGATCAAACTAACCAAAGAACCCCTCTAACCCTCTCATGactgttggacccaattttggtcaatACCATAATGGGCCACGATCAAAGGCATGGGCCTTAAAGGGCCGGAGCCCGTAGCAAGAATACGAGCTCGAGAAGGAGTCGCCGAGGTCGCGGAGATCGTGCAACAAGAAGCTGAGATCGCGGAGCTACCACAGATATCTCGAAGTCGACTTACTATAAAGGAAGAAGAGTTGAAACAGAGGAGAACACGTTGAAacccctagagagagctacacattTACATTGATCTTGTTGTTTTCCCACTTTTAGATTCTTTCTTTACCGATCTCGTTTGTATCACTCGATCTAATTTAAttcattgtattcgatcttattcatcaataaagtccattttcACCTACTGCAAACTAtttaacatcgttgtgttcgaaagatatcgttgcctacatcatttgtttccctagatcaaaccccgatcactatcaaatacttagtgtagattttaggttctacaaTGACCACTAGCCCTTATGCTTTATGTCTACTTTAATTCAACACCAAAGCCCTTATGCTTACAACTTTCTCTTAAGGTATTACCTATCCCAAGGCACGTCTTTGTCTACTTATACACGTAGATTTCGTGGCTTATCATTGTCAACTTCTCAAGAAAGAGATATTCACAAATCTTCTTTTATggaatattttcaaaacttcTTCAAAGccttttggaaatattccgttGATGATTTATCTTTTCCTAAGGTAAATCATAGTTTATTTAGCCTCCAAGTATCTTGTAGTTTAGCTTTACGTCGGCTCCAATTTCAGTTTTAAAGTCAGCTACACAGCTTCACTTCAGTTTCACTTCACATAACACTTCTTGTACGACTTCATGTAATACTTCATGTAGTATTTCACGACTGGTACATAGACATTTTGAAGAGTTGGTTTTTCCGGTTTCTAAAACTCAGTCGTCACTGTACTAACATAGATATCAGTCTATGTACATGTACTTCGTGCCACTTGTCTAGTGGGTGACTGGTGACTAAATGTATTCACCATTTTCAAGAATCGTTCACCGAGTCAAGCCCAAACTTTGTGACACATTTTTATCTAGTTATAGAGTATTAACCAACTATGTTGTAAAATTTCGTTGGatagttttagattattaaaatataaaaaatgtgtaTATTAGATCGGATGtcataaataatatgtaaataaaacgtaattacaaatatatacttatatctTGTTTGGATAGTTATAGACATAAATTTTGATAAGCTCTTggacttcttttttttggtaaaaatgtagaATAAGCCCCTGGACTTATTTATCACATGGGTTTTCTTTGAAAAAAGGTTCTTAAAAGCAATACTAGGTTAAATAGATAAATGTTATACAACAAGAAATATATTCCCTTCGTTCTTAAAAGATTCATAttctaaacaaaaattttgtttcaaaacgatacatattttatatttctaatgtaatttttgtcaactaataatgagaaattgtgaagatcaagaacattaattgcatttgttaaaattttattgctttaaaaatatagaaaatataaaattacaaaaaactatgcatttatAGCTAACTATTAAtatgtttgttttattaaaaaatgtgaaaattctaaaacatatactccatatgtttcataataagtgtcattctagcttttttttcttgttacacaaaaagtgtcactttacaatttcaatgcaaattatacttactttcagctgaaaattaattgcaaactgcattgatttcataaataattttatttatctcaaatactattggtcataaagatgtaattaataacaacttatatatatttccgTTACTTTTTTAGTATATGTGAAAAGTGTCAAAGTGACATTTATTCAGAAACGGAGGGATTATCTTTTAAGAATGGAATGAGAATTAAATATATAAGGTAAAACACAACTATTGAAGatacaacattatttttttcttgctttatCGGATGTTCCCAATCAAATGAAATTTTGAAATCCACCATTAGCCGCTGggtgatatgttttttttttcttacggACGAcgatttatttttaacaatcGATCCAAAAGTATTAATAACAGCTTCCAATTAAAATGTTGTAATTACTCTTCGAAACTAAAAGGGTCAAATCCTTCGCCAATGGATTTTCTAAATTCTTTCCAATACTTCTTGGCTTCTGTATCTTTGTCTAGCATTGTGTATATAATTGCCTGTACATGAAACACCATTAGCTTTAACAACTAAAACTGCGATAAAATtcgtttaattaatatttccataaacacatatttatactatgtTGATAAACCTTATAAAGAGGGATCCGAATATCAGAAATTAGGGCATTCTCATCATTTAGACAACTGTACTCAGCAGCTTCTTGATACCTCTCCTGGAATATCATCGAAATATACTAACCATTAATCACATATAGACAAGAATGTTTAATATAAAGAAATTAGAGTTGCATGCATATGCATATaacgaaaataataaaataatcaccagcaatattaaaatttcaactaGAGCCATCTGCACGTTGAAGGCGGCCTCGGGCTCGTTTTTGTATCGCATGTTTGCATCGCGAAGGAGCTGCACCGCCTCCTCGCATTTTCCTTCCTTCATCTTCCGCACCGCCTCCATCTATATTTCCCTCGATTTAAAAgattgttaaatattttctttctttgctcaaaatttttttctctctttttaaattGGTTGATCTTGTGGCTATAAAGTTATAGGCTTGTAGCACTTGATATATGGTGTCAATTTGTAAAGAAATTATATGAGTTTTTATAGGGTATCGAAAGCTTCGatattcttaatatatatatataaagtaaacaaataaaagctttgtttgtattttgcataatgtttatgtaaactCGCTTtgagagatattaaaaaatcagagcACGTCGACATAGtaatatttacaatatatatccataattattctctttttagtatataaatatttataatatggaGATAGAGGTACCAGACTGAAATAGCAAACAAAAAAGACcacattgagattttttttttgcagaaaaccatatttttatttttgtttgttagatTTCATTACACCTTTTTGGGTAATAATTAAAACAGAACCGAATAATCCTTTTGAATTTATAAGTTTGCAAATTGTACCTTGATGGAGTCGGTATCTTCCTTTGAAGGCAACGAAGGGAGTTTCTGAAGATTGAATTGTCTTTGAGAAGGAATGGGTTTAGCCGAAGCAAGCATTGAGCTCACTTCAAAGAGAGACTGCAATGCGTACTTTGCCGGCAAAGGATGCATCCCTGAAGACTCTGATACAGCTGCGGTTGGCTTACCGGTTATGATCATGTCGGCGGCGCTTGGACGCACAGCTGCGGCGGCAGAATAGCTCATATTCTTTATCTTAAAGCCGAAAATACCTAAGGCACAAGCAAGTGCAAGGGATGCTCCCGCCGCCAATTTTAACGGCTTTAAGAGTTTTTTGTCATCTTGATAATCACTTTTGCTATTTGATTTGGCCATTGTGATTGGTGATCTGATGAACAAACGACCGCTTGGACTGCCATTGGAgggaaaaacaagaaaagattTTTGAGATCCAAGAGTTGGTTTATGTGTGGAGGTGAAATTAGAGAAAGGAAGTGTGAGTTTCTGCGTATG
Protein-coding regions in this window:
- the LOC106394930 gene encoding uncharacterized protein LOC106394930; translation: MASAFLLDHTQKLTLPFSNFTSTHKPTLGSQKSFLVFPSNGSPSGRLFIRSPITMAKSNSKSDYQDDKKLLKPLKLAAGASLALACALGIFGFKIKNMSYSAAAAVRPSAADMIITGKPTAAVSESSGMHPLPAKYALQSLFEVSSMLASAKPIPSQRQFNLQKLPSLPSKEDTDSIKMEAVRKMKEGKCEEAVQLLRDANMRYKNEPEAAFNVQMALVEILILLERYQEAAEYSCLNDENALISDIRIPLYKAIIYTMLDKDTEAKKYWKEFRKSIGEGFDPFSFEE